Genomic window (Lycium barbarum isolate Lr01 chromosome 2, ASM1917538v2, whole genome shotgun sequence):
tccgaaactctccatgcatgatatttatcattaattataattgataatggtcatgtcctttggttccaaggttgtccttccaaGGTACGACTAACGAGAtagtaattcatcctttacttcattgttacgtacttcccatggtttgtaccttccaaaacttcataggatgtctccgatactccattaatatggtgaattacgtggcatgctcatgctctgaagtGTGAGGTGTAACAAGTAATTTATTAGGTGAAAGAAGAAATAAGAAGGTGTTAGAAGGATTTTCATGCCCAACAAATCTGATTTCAAGCTTCCCAAAAAGACCTGGGGCGGCTGGAAATTAGGGTTGTGAGAAAAATGGGACCAATTCCAGAAATGATTTATTCAATAAGGAATTTAATTGCGCGTCACTTCTTCAGCAGTTGACCTGCTGCTTCAGAGCTATCTAAGCCGCTGCAGCGGCCTGCTGCCGCCACCCCACCAGCGCTTCAACCAGGTCATGGCTGCTGGGCCGTGACCGCTGTAGCGCTTAGCCCTGCACTGGCGCGGTCTGACTGGCTCCCTGACCTAGATTTTGATGTTTGATACCTTCCCGTACAATGGATATGCTAGGCTATATGTCCGTCAGAAATACTTAGCTAACGGAAAGCTCTAGGATAACACGATTacaaatatttcaaaaaaattacaGTAACaactaaacgggtcattacagaaGAGGGTCTAGGAAAGGGTTTAGGGGTGATGACCTGCCCTGTACTACTTTTTctttagggttttgaaatcatTTTCCCCTGAGTTTCATTCCTATGACCATGGGACCCACGGAAGCCCTTAGGTTACTAGGGAGATGTTAACCTTGAGGGATTTTGCTAAAACTTTGACACTAAAATCAACCTAGATTAATCGAATAGGATCCTTTTAGGTTCTGTTGGCTAAAGATAGGCCAAAATAGTCTACTTGAAGACTCTAAGtaaatttgtttttaaaaatCAAGTTATCTCACCTTTAAGGATAGTAGGATAGATTTAATGACAGGATGAAAGGGTCATGAGTGCAGGTATGTATGTTTTGCACCACTTGGCAAAGGGAAGTCTTTTTAAAGACACCTTGGAGAGGAGATTGGGAAAGAACCAAGTCTAACTTGGTTCATAATATCATTCTCCTAAATAAAAGGTTGTCATGACATGTCCTTTAAGTCTATGGGGTAATACTTGTCAAATGTATTTGACCTTCATTTCCTATCATTGAATCAACGATTGATTAAAGTGAATTCGATCTTGTATAAAATAGTTGCTTTAGCCTGAAAATGGACCTGTTCTTATAGTTTTAGCTAGTTAACTTAGTGTTCATACTTTCTAAACCTTAGGAAAGGGATCAGGGTGAAGCAAAAACCTTAAATGAGTTTGTCCTTAGTCTCAACAAGTCTTGAGTAGGTTCAGGGACCTTATTGGTTATGTCCAATCGTGTAGACAACTTTAGTTAAGTAATTTTGTTCCTTGCACTATCCtgctttcaaatgaaatacttgtATTGATTATGAATGTTTGTATTCCATTTGATACCTGTTTGGATTACATGAAGCTGAGTATCCTTCTATTGTTGGTTTGATAAATGATGAATGATTGCGTTGCTAAGATTAAGTCCAGATTTGCCTTAGAATTAGTTTGAGAACCACATTGCCTAAAAcgaaaattaattaggtggttaATAGACTTAAAGACTTAAGGGAAGCTTGGAAAGACTTGGAGTTGCGTGTAACCCAGTTCAAGATAGTCAACCTAAGTTGATGACTGATAATCCTAATTGAATCATAGGACTAAGATGGCACTTGGAGGGATTGAGAGTTGCTTGCAACCAAGCATGGTTCGGTGTCACCAATAAACAAGAGGGGGAGGTTTCAAAGATTAAGCTTGGAAAGGTCGGAGTTATTTCAACCCAGCCCAGTACTGCTTAATCATAATAATAGAAGGAATTAGAATTTAGATGGCTAGAAAAGGGCATTAGTGAAAAATGCTTAAGTTAAAAAGTAATGCATACATGGCATGTATACATAGGTCTTAATAAGAGGTGATCCTGTTagatgtatacaagctatgtacaCTTGATTTACATGCCAAAGTGtgtatctgttacacctcggaaaaatcctccgttgttgcacaagtgcatgaactagtgaggagtacgagtatacgatatttccatgagtaagaaatgacaatttATGGccttaagtgagatttcaaaggcatatgatgttagacgagaaagttggccaagagaaggcaaggcatgcgATGAGTATCAGAAAGGATAtacgagtaatgagttaacgaggctttaatgatgtcttggagaagagtgataacgtcccttagattggtattgaagtgttgaacaagtgttaagaaggttccataaggattggagatcaaacgaatcgacgaaacgaactttggaaccactgggagttatacgaccaaacatactagccgtataaattatatgttCTGTATGTTTGTgaccgtataatcatcccagagaagcaaaagtttctggaccaaatatacggccagacatacggcccgtataaactatacggaccgtatgttggtccgtatatatggtcgggacagatttggatcaataaatgaaggggccaagttatatttcatttcatttctacatcacaccccttctctctaaaacatctctctacatttattccacaagaattcaagtatatttggtgatcaacaacataaaccaagtgaatcaagtgtaagaaaaccatcaaagaacattcaaagtcaagaaatgatagcatccatggtagctcagaattattgaaggacgtggatgaagatatggaagttccaagaagacccatgacaagatctcaaacgaggaaattgcaagacaagcttaatgggctgcaatcaacaattcaaaagtgtcttgtgatggaagaagagctccagcccaattcaaattttttcctcaagtcttacacttatttggaggcccaaattaaagtccaaagtgagatgaaatgaggcccaaatcagccccaaaagaagaagtttccagcagcccaaattggcccaaattagtttctagaataaataattaattgttgttttaatctatgttgacttgcattggtccaagtgtgggtagtcttctaggttgttttaatctatgttgactacattggtcctagtgtgggaagtcttctatgtttctagggaagataattcccatttatttctatttggactagttccttcctttacaactatatataggggtgattgtcatccattgtaaatcagattttgaagaatatattatattgagagttcttttgaacctttgtggcattactttaggatttatctttcaacctaactagttcctagttcaaggtagtaagataatttcttccttgatatctttgatttctttttggtattctttcgaaggcggttagttctaaatactaattgttgtcttaagttactcacaaagcggtcaggatcctaatctactgtttttgatttgttatctcaagtaaaggcgttagatttcttcctataaatctatacgttgttacttggatcttgtcaagactttagaactaacgttcttggaaattcgtggattgttccttcgaatttcccatatcttttatttttttgtttttagattcttttctatatttgcttccgcacttcttatattttaattataaatttgggatctccctaacctcgttattatcaagtggtatcagagcattggATGGTTGAGAATTCCTATACTCACCCGATCTATTGATTTGAATtctaaataccaaaaaaaaaaaaaaaattctgaaaaaataCTGTAGCACGTGAACAGTagcaaaaaaaagttaaaaaaaaaaactgctcaagtggtatcagagcggttctatcaagattccgttcttgatattcttggggatttcttgaaaaaaaaaagagcaaaaaaaaaaaaaaaaagtactgtagcagtgaacagtgacgaaaaaaaaaaaagaaaaaaaaaagtttagtgtttgctcttcaagaaatttcttccatttatttgttttctaaagattaagatagaaaacaagaagaggggatcctagatctttaaagcTAAGAACCAATCAATTTTTTTCTTGCTCCTTTAAAAAACAAAGTcctttttgttcgagtcttgtttcaactaaattctaattctttctaggattggttcttcactttttttttagtgccctaaaattctttattttactactaagggcttgattctagtggggtttaattataaatccacaaagtgttttcccaaaggttatttgaggggaaaaaggcaagagtgggtgagaataattgaggaaaaaagccaaaacaaaaaaaaactgagtgatacattttctttaaaataactatgtctttcacaattgcaagaatctatgattatgaaggattggccaagtgcggcagtaatcatgtggtactaccaagattgtgcatgtgtgctagtaaagaaacttacctacaatgggaatactatatggagcatatatttgcttgtaacaatttttgggagatggaaaaattggagtttgCCACAAGGGCATTGTCCTTGAAATTACGGAAGATAGTCGATGATTATCGTAACCCTCATTGGGTGAAATTTAATCGGCTACTTTTGACGTGGAGTGATTTAAAGGAGGAATTGAGGCGCATTCATTCTATAACACTGTCCCAAGATGAAGCTAACTCCAAAATTCCTATTCGTTCAAATAAgatggttaagtatgtaatcttccaagaggaggagtcaagttgtgaacaaaagagtgactcttcatcatgtgtaacttctcttacactaacagaagttcctaaacctccaaaaaaaagagaagatgagagaataaaagaactgagtgaaaaagaaaattataaggaagagagatacaaaattgggtggagtaagggagtgcaaaatggtaactcaagagaggaaaaaggaaagtttcagttgagaaaagcgagtgagttgtcacaagaaaagaatggagataaaaacaaaagcaagagtgaaaagaatgagagtgaaggcagagatgttagaacaaaaagtgttttgttacaagaattgagagaatcaaaagagagcttaagtgagaatggttcttgtttatcttctaacctccttactctttgtctttctagtgtttttgaatctacattgcaggtttcggaacaagcgcccatgcggtctttagaacagctaagaaaagagataaagaccttatgttgccaagaagattctgcaaaattttcaagtgctacatcacatgtagaccaaggtagaggatcctttaaggaagcaacttgtggtaaaatggctaaacctaatactttatgtgcttcaaaagccattgaatgtgaaggaattgtaggtaagagttgtgataattcaatttttgaatctgttgtttcatcacctatggatgagagttattctccttgtttaggtcattctttatttgactctagtgatgcagttgttgatgagaactcattcatgtctaatgtgcactatgctagtaatcttttagttgtagcaatggaaggggatatgactaatctcattagtcaaggttttaaattgtgtgataacccattgtgggatgataataaagatgagtttgcagtttatttttgtccactttgggataccaatgaaggaagaaaagatggtgaaattcccaatgaagataatgagacacatgaagcttttggtgtcttagatattaaggaagttgagctaaatgcaggatatagtcactcaagtgtggaaaaggataagtgctcacacattgctaatttcacaatatctttatcttgtttcgtcgatccttttttgcaggtttattccaagccacttcttgaggaaattacttttggtccatatcttgattatggtatatctaatggtgaggttaaattatttagcaagagcaaatatggtatgttttccttgtattcatacgcttttggtctagctaatgaccctctgcaatttaaagagcttatgaattgtgtttttagtgcttgtgttggtgattacattttcctgttagctgatgttatacttggacttttaaaaggagtgtttgtgcataaaaataataagtggattaaatggttgcatggtcactaccttgtgttactcataccaagtggttgttgtgtttttctacttattgtgattatcatgttggttgcaggaaaatatcaagattcaaggacgagaataatctttaagagaggaagaatgatagcaaccatgaaGGCGCAAAtgcattaaatagaaaataaggtcaccaccaagattcgagacgaatcttctttaagagggggagaatgatagcatccatggtagctcagaattattgaaggacgtggatgaagatatggaagttccaagaagacccatgacaagatctcaaacgaggaaattgcaagacaagcttaatgggctgcaatcaacaattcaaaagtgtcttgtgatggaagaagagctccagcccaattcaaattttttcctcaagtcttacacttatttggaggcccaaattaaagtccaaagtgagatgaaatgaggcccaaatcagccccaaaagaagaagtttccagcagcccaaattggcccaaattagtttctagaataaataattaattgttgttttaatctatgttgacttgcattggtccaagtgtgggtagtcttctaggttgttttaatctatgttgactacattggtcctagtgtgggaagtcttctatgtttctagggaagataattcccatttatttctatttggactagttccttcctttacaactatatataggggtgattgtcatccattgtaaatcagattttgaagaatatattatattgagagttcttttgaacctttgtggcattactttaggatttatctttcaacctaactagttcctagttcaaggtagtaagataatttcttccttgatatctttgatttctttttggtattctttcgaaggcggttagttctaaatactaattgttgtcttaagttactcacaaagcggtcaggatcctaatctactgtttttgatttgttatctcaagtaaaggcgttagatttcttcctataaatctatacgttgttacttggatcttgtcaagactttagaactaacgttcttggaaattcgtggattgttccttcgaatttcccatatcttttatttttttgtttttagattcttttctatatttgcttccgcacttcttatattttaattataaatttgggatctccctaacctcgttattatcaagaaatctcatggagataaactagggtatttgctcaagtggagtattatcaaccaaggcttgttcctacaacatctaaggtaagattcatgatatttctatgttgtttaaggtatttaagaattgaaatacttggattgtagaaaggtatggcaaaatgggtcatgaatgttacatcccgtatttttggacgaggaaattgaatcgtccaatatgagcaaaattacccgagcccggagaattcgatcatattcaaggataaaaatcgagagctcggtgtacaaagagtttgaggtcccgaaataatttaggtcttaacaagtgtgaccacggtgattgagaataatattttgtgtgtaccaaaagggactatggactagtgctagatGTTATATCTTGTATTTTTGTACGattggattattcgtaaataATTTTGaggacaagattaattttgagatatgagacgagaatttttaatcccgattttattaTTGCTTGGTTTACTAATTAATTGCAATTAGTGTGGGAACATTAGCGAAGTGggaaattaattaaccatgattagattattaagtggtgatTAGTGATtgattaagattaattaagttaattagacCTAAGTGAACCCCACCAGaattaattaaaagaaaataGCATGGGTGATTCATGCTAGTGGGACATGTGTAACTAGGGcaggccatatatatatatatatatatatatgagtaatGACTAattttagtcatcttcttcacaaaTATCCAATTCTTGAAGCAAAAAAATTATAGCACAAGCCATGGCAGCCCACAATCAACTTAGATTTTGAtagcaaaaaaataataataagggtGCTTTACGTGTGAAAGGAGGCGGCAAAATAAGgaaattgaattgaggaagaagaagcggTGTAATTAGAGCAAGTGATTATAGGATTTGTcccaattaaattaaggtaagaccttctctttttatggtatgattggattaatgatgttgtaatggaaagattaaaattgtattagacgaaattagaagtaagaaaattgcgtgaattcgttggtattaggagttgggttgaattggaGTTGTTCCAATTTAATCGAGTTTAATTGTTGTTggtgtcgttgattgtgtgataaaagtgaaggaattatgataattaaggttgtagttgttatatggtaTTGTTGAGCTATGAATTGGATTAAATGTTCATaaagttgtgggctgtttttgttgagttgaaagattaaaagtgtggttttacGTTTATGTATTGTTAttcttgttgttgtcgtgttgttgttgatatggctcctaaatttggaagagagaagtgtataatgtatcgtatacaaagcgtatgtcgGTCTGTTTGGTATATaaccttagatgttaatgatttggattggaaaaggattaagagaggttattgggttgtttgagttgtttatgggcttgattttaaggatttgatatgaatatttctattacagctgttgttggtattgctgtgataacaggagactaattggaagttcgggttaggcgagttatatagaggaaatgctgcccgatttccgttaagttcttaactaacaaaaatcctaatcaagaaagtatgaactaaagaatgattcctataagtgattggttgtggatttataagctagaaagtatagtttactaacgatagcgttactttcatattgaATAGACTAAGGGGGCGActaagcgaacttggttacggttaacctataacaagtatgtaaagctaacccttcttcctttttggcatgatctttatgaaacaaacaaacgacgtatatatgactccaaagaagctcctattcttagagccactaggttggctaatgttcttgattcccagagctttcttcattatgtcttgatacatatctatgatttctgaagttctatttgatatgttccatagtggcactcgaaggatacttgatacatctattgtcttgattttcaaatgatggttcattttgattattatattgagtctcagatatgatttagtttgcatatggttgctcactactctgctcgtgcatgcctcaatatatctttcactgagtccagggccaggatacgttttcgtacacagtttctctgcattgttcaccgagtccctcactagagggctgggatacggtatatatatatatatatatatatatatatatatatatatatatatatgatgatatgatgatgtgattatgatgatatgatgatgtgattatggcaccaaggatggcatgtgatgactttattcaccgagtcccataatgggccgggtatgatatatgatatttatatgcatgttttacattttataaggcaagtgtattggtattttgaaagtcatacttgtctcctgtaatttctatttcagttatgatcatctttattgtatttcatgctttatatactcagtacatatctcgtactgaccccctttcttcgggggggctgcgtttcatgcccgcaggtacagatactcgatttggtgatcctccagcttaggatttccactcagctgtcttggagagctccattgttctggagcctagaattttgatacagatcttttgatgtatatatatatatatatatatatatttgtttatcTAGGGGTatggaggggccctgtcccgtcatatttcactgttgatactcttagtggtctgtagacatatgtgtgggttgtgtataagttttgctcAGGTGTGTCTACATGGTTTGCTATGGATATTCCCgcttgtaatggcagccttgtcggcttgcgtttggtgttgatatgttgtggcagccttgtcggcttgtgtattatattacatgtagtggcagccttgccggcttgcatatccAATAGTGTTTTGACTAGCAAGTtcccatattgttcttaagaatcagtttgtctatatgTAACAAGTACGTATACTAGTGTCCAGCTACGACactagtcgtggcccacggggctgggtcgtgacagaagtggtatcagagcagttcatcctcggagtgtctacagaccgtgtctagtagagtcttgtttatcggtgtgttgtgcaccacatctataaacaagaatctacaggacatttaggatgttacctttctttcatatctaagatcgtgcgatagaacccaatcataggaaatgaaattccttatactaacccttgatttcggCTGAAGAACGGCATTgccagaagaaagtgactgatgatattggaagctacaaagtacacTGGTAAgaaacggtgcgaaagatgcatgtcagataaggtaagaatattgaagtatgattgaaatggaGCTAAAGATTAAgagggaaagtaaacagaaaagtataacaggtacggtttgagttggacatacgaggtaagttcatcattttcatactgttgttggtATTGGGAGcactgtgtggctatgatatgctatatatatatatatgtatatgttgggcctttgaggcattgttggtatttcctgcgtgcaggttttggggaTAGTAAAtaaagaggaaactctgccaaaattttcttagaaataaaaagggaatgagatataagttcgtaatatgtcttgaaaggttgtgtcaacagtaatgataggatttgaccaagttgcaagtctgactttgAGAAATAAGTTAATGGTTGAATgaatggtaatagtaattatgaggtcaagatcaatatggtaaaaagggaatgctaggacaatttggaagggtttgtgataataagcgatgatttagaaaaggctagcaaatcttaatagggtgttatattgaagtatcactgaattgacaagtagggataaattacgacgagtttatagttagaagaagtaacaGTATGATTTAGACAAGAGTACAAAGGAAGAAGACgaatacgaatgtattgataagacagcctgtgaggtattaaggctaagattaatcagaaagggtaaaagggttAAGTATGCCTACTCCACAgtgtgtaattaaaccatagtaagaatcgtgaatccttaaggttaagaagtgttacaccataGGATTAATTACGAataggatattatgtgaatacaataagaattgttatgaaaatgagtaaagcctagtgagaaAGTGACTAAAATAtgtgacgtgatctatgtgattaaagtataaaggAGAGTTATataacgaataagaaagacttataaagtcctatagggaaagttcagaatagagattatgtgataatgaaaatgaaagcgagcacaagaaaagaaggagttaattgaaagaaggaaataagaagaaagcgagtgggataacagtgtagtaataggttatgacatgtatagtcaagaaaacgagtaatataagtgacggaactgtgaaagaccaaactatagaaaaatGAGccacgaggtagaatgagtgctagaaatgACTAGTATGGtaagaataaatagggatgaacagaatacgctttgaaaaagagaaaaggaTTATGCacgagtagtgttttccgaaggatacaggggtagcatgagattcctcgtgcacagaataaaagatggacatagaatggagaaatggaaaggaatactaaagaaagcacccaagatagacgtaattaattgagtacgagtgtaaaataaaagggaaatacatagccacgaacttaaaggtgtaatacaACGACaagataagactatcattaagacgaacttgatatgattttgagtaagttagaagtcagtgttgggtacacaacaagagtaaaagagcataaggcataaaggagtactgcgcatatatgacttcacctcggaaatagtgaaatccttaaaggacaaggactgtatgcctgaggaacaaatggtgtattgtaaatttattaaaggaaacagatgatgtaggttgggataaagataatattacaagagacctttggacacttatcatcagaatatagtGCTACCTAATtaagaatttggaatgactacaagtgCTAATTAAtcattgattggagtaagtggaatgtggccttggatgagttgctacatgggttacattacttgagtacagatggtcagatgagattttgtactatatatagaa
Coding sequences:
- the LOC132620737 gene encoding uncharacterized protein LOC132620737, producing the protein MDESYSPCLGHSLFDSSDAVVDENSFMSNVHYASNLLVVAMEGDMTNLISQGFKLCDNPLWDDNKDEFAVYFCPLWDTNEGRKDGEIPNEDNETHEAFGVLDIKEVELNAGYSHSSVEKDKCSHIANFTISLSCFVDPFLQVYSKPLLEEITFGPYLDYGISNGKYQDSRTRIIFKRGRMIATMKAQMH